One window of Agrobacterium vitis genomic DNA carries:
- a CDS encoding FAD-dependent oxidoreductase, which yields MTYDVAIVGSGPAGMSAAVRLRSLGATVAVIDEQPEPGGQIWRGIERNLGSRMFAALGADYEKGRALAAQFRACGADYLAGAQVWQIEEGWVLFASVRGETSQISARAVLLANGAQERPVPFPGWTLPGVMTVGAAQVLLKSGGMLPQGRIWIAGAGPLPLLYATQLLNLGGQIAGYLDTAKRPSLAAVTLLPRAWRDFPSLLKGLGWLRALRRTGVVKSGASDLRAGGNDRLEFITWESSGRLHSAPADVLLVHEGVVPRIHETLAMGCAHHWNEEQGYFAPTLNEWGETSRANLFVAGDAGGIGGWVAATVSGESAALGIVKRLNLCLNTERLRAEWDLVGRRRRAIALRPFLDRFYRPPRQLIPDETIVCRCEEVTAGNIRAVALACAPDPAAIKAATRCGMGPCQGRQCGYSVQALIAEAHGVSAGEVRFFNIRPPLKPVTLGELAKLAAGQ from the coding sequence ATGACTTATGACGTGGCAATCGTCGGATCGGGGCCAGCTGGAATGAGCGCTGCGGTCCGTCTGCGTTCGCTCGGAGCAACCGTAGCGGTGATCGACGAGCAGCCCGAACCTGGCGGTCAGATCTGGCGCGGCATCGAGCGAAATCTCGGCAGCCGGATGTTTGCAGCGCTTGGCGCGGATTACGAAAAAGGCAGGGCCCTTGCGGCACAGTTCCGTGCCTGCGGTGCAGATTATCTCGCTGGCGCGCAGGTCTGGCAGATCGAGGAAGGTTGGGTGCTCTTCGCCAGCGTCAGGGGCGAAACCAGCCAGATTTCTGCCAGAGCAGTTCTTCTCGCCAATGGTGCGCAGGAGAGACCCGTTCCGTTCCCCGGCTGGACGCTTCCTGGCGTGATGACGGTCGGAGCTGCACAGGTTCTATTGAAATCCGGCGGGATGTTACCTCAGGGGAGGATATGGATTGCCGGTGCGGGGCCGCTCCCGCTGCTCTACGCAACTCAGTTGCTAAACCTTGGCGGGCAAATCGCAGGCTATCTCGATACCGCCAAACGGCCAAGCCTGGCTGCGGTAACTCTGCTTCCCAGAGCTTGGCGTGACTTTCCCAGTCTGCTTAAGGGATTAGGTTGGCTTCGGGCGCTTCGCCGAACTGGCGTGGTCAAGAGCGGCGCGTCCGATCTTCGCGCCGGAGGAAACGACCGACTCGAGTTCATCACTTGGGAGTCCAGCGGTCGTCTGCATAGTGCGCCGGCGGATGTACTTCTGGTGCACGAAGGGGTGGTGCCGCGGATCCATGAAACCCTGGCTATGGGATGCGCCCACCACTGGAACGAGGAACAAGGTTATTTCGCACCCACCCTCAATGAATGGGGTGAAACCAGCCGTGCGAACCTCTTCGTCGCGGGAGACGCTGGCGGGATTGGGGGGTGGGTCGCCGCGACGGTCTCGGGTGAAAGCGCCGCGCTCGGCATCGTGAAGCGCCTAAATCTTTGTTTAAACACGGAAAGGCTGCGCGCCGAATGGGATTTAGTCGGACGGCGCCGCCGCGCCATTGCGCTAAGGCCATTTCTGGATCGATTCTACCGGCCCCCACGTCAGCTAATCCCCGACGAAACCATCGTGTGTCGATGCGAAGAAGTGACGGCCGGAAACATCCGAGCAGTTGCGCTCGCCTGCGCGCCTGATCCTGCCGCTATCAAGGCAGCAACCCGATGCGGAATGGGTCCGTGCCAGGGACGCCAGTGTGGTTACTCGGTTCAGGCACTAATAGCGGAAGCCCACGGGGTTTCCGCGGGAGAAGTGAGGTTTTTCAATATCCGCCCGCCGCTCAAACCTGTGACGCTTGGGGAGTTGGCAAAGCTGGCGGCAGGACAATGA
- a CDS encoding NAD/NADP octopine/nopaline dehydrogenase family protein, which produces MKVGIAGTGAIAMGYAAFLMKNGHAVQVWSPSGRGAAGLSAGVPVTITGAIDGDFLPGACKNKAELTDSDVIILALPAYGHRMVIDSIAPHIKPRHTVIISGHLSFAALFLAKKLAARGIEIPVVGWSTTVLTSKTQAPNTARIGAIRSKIDMATVPARFGDHAHTICVELFGDRFVVKDDLLTIALSNLNPQNHLAIALSNLTRIEHGETWGQNSNITPGVGQLIEALDRERVELAETLGKHVRTISEHYKMSYGVEEASVAEASARLVGKGSDPAGPKTIATRYILEDVPFGLVPTLLLAEMAGVDMPLHQGGVDIIGACYGRSFRADNDLLPELELAQINALRKSVTVGYLPAPLACRPQLP; this is translated from the coding sequence ATGAAAGTGGGAATTGCCGGAACTGGCGCAATAGCTATGGGCTATGCCGCCTTTTTGATGAAGAATGGCCACGCGGTCCAAGTCTGGTCGCCTTCCGGTCGGGGCGCTGCCGGCTTGAGCGCCGGCGTGCCGGTGACAATCACAGGTGCCATCGATGGCGACTTCCTTCCCGGCGCTTGCAAGAATAAGGCGGAACTTACGGATTCGGACGTGATCATTCTAGCCTTGCCGGCCTATGGCCATCGAATGGTCATCGATAGCATCGCGCCGCATATCAAGCCACGCCATACCGTGATCATCAGCGGTCACCTGTCCTTTGCCGCGCTTTTTTTGGCGAAGAAGCTGGCTGCGCGCGGCATTGAGATCCCGGTCGTTGGCTGGAGCACCACCGTTTTAACTTCGAAAACGCAGGCTCCCAATACTGCTAGGATCGGGGCGATACGGTCTAAGATCGACATGGCGACGGTCCCGGCCCGGTTCGGGGATCACGCCCACACAATCTGCGTTGAGCTCTTCGGCGACCGCTTCGTAGTCAAAGATGATCTGCTGACGATCGCACTCAGCAATCTCAATCCGCAGAACCACCTGGCAATCGCATTATCCAACCTGACTCGGATAGAGCATGGCGAAACCTGGGGCCAAAACTCCAACATTACACCTGGGGTCGGCCAACTTATCGAGGCCTTGGATCGCGAACGGGTCGAGCTTGCTGAGACGCTCGGCAAGCATGTCCGCACGATCTCCGAACATTACAAAATGTCCTACGGAGTCGAGGAAGCCTCGGTGGCGGAAGCGTCGGCGAGGCTTGTGGGAAAAGGCAGCGACCCAGCGGGACCGAAGACTATAGCCACCCGCTACATACTCGAGGACGTGCCTTTTGGCCTTGTGCCAACGCTGTTGCTCGCCGAGATGGCTGGCGTCGACATGCCCCTTCATCAAGGTGGAGTAGATATTATCGGAGCCTGCTACGGAAGAAGCTTTCGTGCTGATAACGATCTTCTGCCCGAGCTTGAACTGGCTCAGATCAATGCTCTTCGCAAAAGTGTCACCGTTGGGTATCTCCCGGCGCCGCTGGCCTGCCGCCCGCAGCTTCCATGA
- a CDS encoding LysR family substrate-binding domain-containing protein has product MQEATLGFDHLKRAMRQAEASQRGEHGELTVGASVPFTLFGELFERFREKHSGVELEIVEGTASASSALVHQRRVDVAIVASRHENGGFQSQRLGDEPILAVLPRSHSQAGARRLSIDDLRQEMFILSANGLGPDIRDYLTRRMTKSGTEPRIQLHRASQCDLINMVASGFGVTIAVGRTRAVIDGVVFIPLAGRSTISVWAIWMDSNPNPALHDLLDIAQERTAMPRATARGRV; this is encoded by the coding sequence TTGCAGGAAGCTACGCTGGGCTTTGATCACTTGAAGCGCGCCATGCGGCAGGCAGAGGCCTCGCAACGTGGTGAACATGGCGAACTTACGGTTGGTGCCAGCGTACCATTTACCTTGTTCGGCGAATTGTTCGAGCGCTTCCGCGAGAAACATTCCGGAGTTGAGTTGGAAATAGTGGAGGGCACCGCCAGCGCGAGTTCGGCCCTGGTGCATCAGCGGCGCGTGGACGTGGCGATTGTGGCGAGTCGCCATGAGAACGGAGGATTCCAATCGCAGCGTCTTGGCGATGAGCCGATCCTGGCGGTTCTCCCACGATCGCATTCGCAAGCAGGTGCGCGCCGATTGAGCATTGATGACCTTCGACAGGAAATGTTCATCCTAAGTGCAAACGGTCTTGGGCCGGATATCAGGGATTATCTTACTCGCCGAATGACAAAGTCGGGTACAGAACCGCGAATTCAACTGCACCGCGCCAGTCAATGTGACCTGATCAACATGGTGGCGTCGGGATTTGGTGTGACGATTGCCGTCGGTCGGACCCGCGCCGTCATCGATGGTGTTGTCTTCATTCCCCTTGCGGGCAGGAGCACCATATCAGTTTGGGCGATCTGGATGGATTCCAACCCGAATCCTGCACTGCACGACCTCCTCGACATTGCGCAAGAACGGACTGCAATGCCGCGAGCGACGGCGCGCGGAAGAGTTTAA
- a CDS encoding DUF2274 domain-containing protein: MTKLKLGPIADDKPIKVSLELPASLHSDLIAYADVLARETGQPVADPVKLIVPMLVRFISTDRGFARARKGSARA; encoded by the coding sequence ATGACAAAGCTGAAACTTGGCCCGATCGCCGATGATAAGCCAATCAAAGTGTCGCTGGAGCTGCCTGCTTCACTTCATAGCGATCTGATCGCGTATGCTGACGTGCTTGCACGTGAGACGGGGCAGCCCGTAGCCGATCCCGTGAAGCTGATCGTGCCGATGCTTGTCCGGTTTATATCGACAGACCGGGGGTTCGCACGGGCGCGAAAAGGCTCAGCGAGGGCTTAA
- a CDS encoding (2Fe-2S)-binding protein produces the protein MFKTVLERPSGQADMTVLVNGVETPAWNGETVASVLLRAPDAGRRSPVSGSLRLPYCQMGVCFECLVVVNGVASIQGCLVPVEPGMQIDRQNGPREIVS, from the coding sequence CTTGAAAGACCCTCCGGCCAAGCAGACATGACGGTGCTAGTCAACGGAGTTGAAACTCCGGCTTGGAACGGAGAAACGGTTGCAAGTGTGTTGCTGCGCGCGCCCGATGCAGGCCGCAGATCTCCTGTGAGCGGCTCTCTGCGACTTCCGTATTGTCAGATGGGCGTCTGTTTCGAATGCCTGGTGGTCGTCAACGGTGTTGCCTCGATCCAAGGATGTCTTGTTCCCGTCGAACCCGGAATGCAGATCGACAGGCAAAACGGTCCACGGGAAATCGTATCATGA